Proteins co-encoded in one Leptodactylus fuscus isolate aLepFus1 chromosome 4, aLepFus1.hap2, whole genome shotgun sequence genomic window:
- the LOC142201145 gene encoding histamine H3 receptor-like encodes MVIYYRMEVVYLSRVTNNISNSSSKDGKDSAFSEGTLVFLYIFIPLITSVTVLGNTLVIFAFIIDQRLRNQSNFFFLNLAICDFFVGAFCIPVSASYILTGKWILGDVLCKVWLVADNLMCTASVFNIVLISYDRFFSITLAVEYRSQQRNHSQTAVKMAFVWVLSFLLYSPAIILWDYIGGDSPIPKDICVAGYYYNWHFLLGASTFDFFLPLICIIFFNLSIYWNIRKRSKKTTHQVFPPSVTYPDENDICSELAVICKVRERKERQQESRRCDPQSSISIVHFSSQSSVQAMKLSRDKKVARSLMVLVCVFGICWAPYTLLQTMRAACHDNCVETYWNQVTSWLLWINSSVNPVIYPLCHKSFRDALVKMAQKCKFTFR; translated from the exons ATGGTCATTTATTATAGAATGGAGGTTGTCTATCTGTCCAGGGTCACCAATAACATTAGTAACAGTTCTTCTAAGGATGGCAAGGACTCTGCTTTTTCTGAAGGCACGCTggttttcctatatattttcataCCTCTTATTACTTCCGTCACAGTTCTTGGTAACACTCTTGTCATTTTTGCCTTTATTATTGACCAAAGACTTAGAAACCAGAGTAACTTCTTCTTCCTGAACCTGGCGATCTGTGACTTTTTCGTTG GTGCGTTCTGTATTCCAGTAAGTGCTTCCTACATATTAACTGGAAAGTGGATCCTTGGAGATGTTCTCTGCAAAGTCTGGTTGGTAGCTGACAACCTCATGTGCACGGCCTCAGTTTTTAATATTGTTCTCATCAGTTATGACCGATTCTTCTCTATCACTTTGGCT GTCGAGTATCGCTCCCAACAGAGGAACCATAGTCAGACTGCAGTTAAGATGGCCTTCGTTTGGGTACTATCATTCCTTTTATACAGTCCTGCCATTATTTTATGGGATTATATTGGTGGTGACTCTCCCATTCCTAAAGACATCTGCGTTGCGGGGTATTATTATAACTGGCATTTTCTTCTAGGAGCTTCAACCTTTGATTTCTTTCTTCCATTGATATGCATTATATTCttcaatctcagtatatactggaACATTAGAAAGAGGAGTAAGAAAACAACACATCAAGTGTTCCCGCCTTCAGTTACTTATCCAGATGAGAATGACATATGTTCAGAGCTAGCAGTTATATGCAAAGTCagggaaagaaaagaaagacaacAAGAATCAAGAAGATGTGACCCTCAGTCATCCATAAGTATTGTCCACTTTTCCTCCCAAAGCAGCGTCCAAGCTATGAAGCTCTCCAGGGATAAGAAGGTTGCACGGTCTCTCATGGTTCTGGTCTGTGTATTTGGGATTTGTTGGGCACCATACACATTGCTCCAGACTATGCGAGCAGCTTGTCATGATAACTGTGTTGAAACTTACTGGAACCAAGTTACAAGCTGGTTGTTATGGATCAATTCATCAGTCAATCCTGTGATCTATCCTTTGTGCCATAAAAGCTTTAGAGATGCTTTAGTAAAAATGGCACAGAAATGTAAATTTACATTTCGATGa